Proteins from one Dysgonomonas sp. HDW5A genomic window:
- the nuoL gene encoding NADH-quinone oxidoreductase subunit L, which yields MSYTLLIIVLPAIMFLILGLLGGKMKPIIAGTLGTLSLAVMTALSYFTAYEYFFKIGKGASGAYETIMAVEPYQWLKFTDKLHIDLGIMLDPISVMMLVVITTVSLMVHIYSLGYMKGERGFQRYYAFLSLFSFSMLGLVVATNIFQMYIFWELVGVSSYSLISFYYTKPSAVAASKKAFIVTRFADLFFLIGILILSYYSGTFDFQTLTALDAPYLSSFVGASFLGISALTWAMLFIFMGGAGKSAMMPFHIWLPDAMEGPTPASALIHAATMVVAGVFLVARLFPIYLFGTPEVLTIIGYVGAITSVYAAIVACTQTDIKRVLAFSTISQIAYMITALGVSGYSGHDGLGYMASMFHLFTHAFFKALLFLGAGAIIHAVHSNEMDDMGGLKKFLPITHITFLIACLAIAGIPPFSGFFSKDEILAAALHHDKFLFACLFLCAGLTAFYMFRLYYRIFWNDTNKHYHHAPHEAGPTMTIPLIILGVFSIFSGFVPFADFISADRMPFEAHIDMAVAVSSVAVALLGIGIATMMYFKKTDMPDKVSNGVGNFYKWAYHKFYFDELWLFVTRKIIFNCISKPIAWFDHTIVDGFMNALAFVTNSTSDKIKGLQSGRIQQYAGVYLSGALVIVAVFAFCLVCYICG from the coding sequence ATGTCTTATACATTATTAATAATCGTACTACCGGCAATAATGTTCCTTATTCTGGGATTGTTGGGAGGAAAAATGAAACCAATCATTGCCGGAACTTTGGGTACCCTGTCTCTGGCGGTTATGACAGCATTGTCGTATTTTACAGCTTACGAATACTTTTTCAAAATAGGAAAAGGAGCTTCGGGAGCCTACGAAACAATAATGGCTGTTGAGCCTTACCAATGGTTGAAATTCACCGATAAACTGCATATCGATTTGGGGATCATGCTTGATCCTATTTCGGTGATGATGCTTGTGGTAATTACTACCGTTTCGCTGATGGTACACATATATAGTTTAGGCTATATGAAAGGCGAAAGAGGATTTCAACGTTACTATGCTTTCCTTTCACTGTTTTCATTCTCTATGTTAGGATTGGTAGTTGCTACTAATATCTTCCAAATGTATATATTCTGGGAGTTGGTAGGAGTTTCTTCTTACTCACTTATCAGTTTCTACTATACTAAACCAAGTGCAGTGGCTGCTTCTAAGAAAGCATTTATTGTAACCCGTTTTGCAGACTTATTCTTCTTAATAGGTATATTGATATTGTCTTATTACTCGGGAACATTCGACTTCCAAACATTAACGGCTTTGGACGCTCCCTATTTATCGAGCTTTGTTGGTGCATCATTCTTAGGAATATCGGCATTAACTTGGGCAATGTTATTTATATTTATGGGTGGTGCCGGTAAATCGGCAATGATGCCTTTCCATATCTGGTTACCCGATGCAATGGAAGGCCCAACACCTGCCTCAGCATTAATCCATGCTGCAACGATGGTTGTTGCAGGTGTATTTCTTGTAGCACGCTTATTCCCGATATATCTTTTCGGTACACCCGAAGTTCTTACTATTATCGGATACGTTGGAGCAATAACCTCCGTGTATGCAGCTATTGTGGCATGTACTCAGACGGATATTAAACGGGTTTTAGCATTCTCAACTATTTCGCAGATTGCATATATGATTACAGCCTTAGGCGTATCGGGTTATTCCGGTCACGATGGATTAGGTTATATGGCATCTATGTTCCACTTATTTACACACGCATTCTTTAAAGCATTGTTATTCTTAGGAGCAGGAGCTATAATTCATGCTGTACATAGCAACGAGATGGACGATATGGGAGGATTGAAGAAGTTCCTACCAATCACGCACATCACATTCCTGATTGCATGTTTGGCTATTGCAGGTATTCCTCCATTTTCAGGATTCTTTAGTAAAGATGAGATTTTAGCTGCAGCTTTGCACCACGATAAGTTCTTGTTCGCATGCTTATTCCTATGTGCAGGTCTTACAGCATTCTACATGTTCCGTTTGTATTACAGAATATTCTGGAACGACACAAATAAACATTATCACCATGCTCCTCACGAAGCAGGTCCTACAATGACAATTCCATTAATTATTTTAGGAGTGTTTTCAATATTTTCGGGATTTGTTCCCTTTGCCGACTTTATCTCAGCAGACAGAATGCCTTTCGAAGCACATATAGATATGGCTGTTGCCGTATCGAGTGTAGCTGTAGCCCTTCTTGGTATAGGAATCGCAACAATGATGTACTTCAAGAAAACAGATATGCCGGACAAAGTATCTAACGGAGTTGGCAACTTTTATAAATGGGCTTATCATAAATTCTATTTCGATGAATTATGGTTGTTCGTTACACGCAAAATAATATTTAACTGCATATCTAAACCTATTGCATGGTTTGACCATACTATTGTTGATGGCTTTATGAATGCTTTAGCTTTTGTAACCAATAGTACTTCGGATAAGATTAAAGGATTGCAATCGGGCAGAATACAACAATATGCCGGTGTTTATTTATCGGGAGCTTTAGTTATTGTTGCAGTCTTTGCTTTCTGTTTGGTGTGTTATATCTGTGGTTAA
- a CDS encoding NuoM family protein, with product MNILSLFVLIPVLMLIAFIPCKNIKQVRTVAVLGTAIELIFSVVFLFMFLGAREADPTSAMLFQHDIVWFKALNIHYAVGVDGISVLMLLLTAIIMFTGVFASWNMDPLPKDFFMWLTLLAVGVYGFFISLDMFTMFFFYEIALIPMYLLIGLWGTGRKEYSAMKLTLMLMGGSAFLLVGVFGIYFNSSETGEYTFNILQIAQNNVIPVEAQRWIFPLTFLGFGVLGALFPFHTWSPDGHASAPTAVSMLHAGVLMKLGGYGCFRIAMHLLPEAASELSWIFLILTGISVVYGAFGAIAQNDLKYINAYSSVSHCGLVLFAILMMNNTATTGAVMQMLSHGLMTALFFALIGMIYGRTHTRDIRQLGGLMKIMPFLSVCYVIAGLASLGLPGLSGFVAEMTIFVGSFQHQDMFHRVLTVMACSSIVITAVYILKVVGKILYGPVVDDHHLELTDAVWYEKVAVVGLVLSVAGVGLFPGWISDLIHTCLH from the coding sequence ATGAATATTCTTTCATTATTTGTCCTGATTCCTGTTTTAATGTTGATTGCATTTATTCCATGCAAGAACATCAAACAAGTAAGAACTGTTGCTGTTTTAGGAACGGCTATTGAACTGATATTTTCGGTGGTCTTTTTATTTATGTTCTTAGGAGCAAGAGAAGCCGACCCAACCAGTGCGATGCTATTCCAACACGATATAGTTTGGTTTAAAGCACTCAATATTCATTACGCAGTAGGTGTCGATGGTATATCGGTATTGATGTTGTTGCTAACAGCTATCATTATGTTTACCGGAGTATTTGCGTCATGGAATATGGATCCGCTTCCTAAAGACTTCTTTATGTGGCTTACCCTGCTTGCTGTAGGAGTATACGGGTTCTTTATTTCGCTGGATATGTTTACCATGTTTTTCTTCTACGAAATAGCTTTGATACCGATGTACTTGTTGATAGGTCTATGGGGTACGGGAAGGAAAGAATATTCGGCAATGAAACTGACTCTAATGCTGATGGGAGGATCTGCCTTTCTTTTAGTAGGAGTTTTTGGAATTTATTTCAACTCGTCTGAAACAGGCGAATATACATTTAATATATTGCAGATTGCTCAAAACAATGTTATTCCTGTAGAAGCTCAACGATGGATATTCCCGTTGACATTCTTAGGATTTGGTGTGCTGGGAGCATTATTCCCATTCCATACTTGGTCGCCCGATGGTCACGCTTCGGCACCTACAGCAGTATCGATGCTTCACGCAGGGGTATTGATGAAATTGGGGGGATACGGATGTTTTCGTATTGCGATGCATTTATTGCCTGAAGCAGCAAGTGAACTTTCTTGGATATTCTTAATTTTAACCGGTATAAGTGTTGTTTATGGAGCGTTCGGTGCAATTGCTCAAAACGACTTGAAATATATTAATGCATACTCTTCGGTAAGCCACTGTGGATTGGTATTATTTGCTATCCTTATGATGAATAATACGGCAACTACAGGTGCTGTAATGCAAATGCTTTCTCACGGATTGATGACAGCATTATTCTTTGCATTGATCGGTATGATATACGGACGAACTCACACACGTGATATCAGGCAGTTAGGTGGTTTGATGAAAATTATGCCTTTCCTTTCGGTTTGTTATGTGATTGCCGGTTTGGCTTCATTAGGACTTCCCGGATTGAGTGGATTCGTTGCAGAAATGACTATATTCGTTGGATCATTCCAACATCAAGATATGTTCCACAGAGTATTAACTGTAATGGCATGTTCATCAATTGTTATAACTGCAGTTTATATACTTAAAGTTGTTGGAAAAATATTATACGGTCCCGTCGTAGATGACCATCACTTAGAGCTTACAGATGCAGTTTGGTATGAAAAAGTTGCAGTTGTGGGATTAGTTCTTAGTGTTGCCGGAGTAGGATTATTTCCCGGGTGGATCTCCGATTTAATTCATACATGCTTACACTAA
- a CDS encoding NADH-quinone oxidoreductase subunit N, translating to MNLSNYLLMKPELSLIVVFLLLIFYDLFASNNAKKYYFPVACLLFLVHTLYCFFIDKGVTTSFGGMYVSGAAQITMKSVLNIGVFLIFLQANEWLKKPESIFKRGEFFMLSILTLLGMYLMISAGSFMIFYIGLETASLPIAALVAFDKYKSNSAEAGAKYIFNAIFSSAIMVFGISFLYGACGTLYFEDMAQNIYSSPLVIMAMIFFLSGLFFKISLVPFHLWAPDVYQGAPTNVTLYLSTISKGAAVFALMIILYKVFPVLASIWQPIIWILILLTITVGNLFALRQKNLKRLLAFSSISQAGYIMLSVFSGSSAGMAATIFYVFVYVFSNLAAFGVISAIENKTGKVNMDDYKGLYLTNPKLALVMMISMFSLGGIPFTAGFFSKLFVFMAAMESGNPWNTVLVFLALVNTVVSLYYYLLVVKAMFIEKTDSPIETLKTDSYLKISLVASVVGIFCVGVISCFYEYINTVSFGF from the coding sequence ATGAATTTGAGCAATTATTTGTTGATGAAGCCCGAATTGTCACTTATAGTGGTATTTCTGTTATTGATCTTTTACGATCTATTTGCTTCTAACAACGCAAAAAAGTATTATTTCCCTGTAGCTTGTTTGCTATTTCTGGTACATACGCTTTACTGTTTCTTTATAGATAAAGGTGTTACTACATCTTTCGGAGGAATGTATGTTTCGGGAGCGGCTCAAATAACAATGAAAAGCGTACTGAATATAGGTGTATTTCTTATATTTCTGCAAGCTAATGAATGGTTGAAAAAGCCTGAATCGATATTTAAACGCGGAGAGTTTTTTATGCTTTCGATACTTACTCTGTTGGGTATGTATCTGATGATATCTGCGGGAAGCTTTATGATATTCTATATCGGATTAGAAACGGCATCATTACCTATAGCTGCATTAGTTGCTTTTGATAAGTATAAGAGTAACTCGGCAGAAGCAGGAGCTAAATATATCTTTAATGCAATATTCTCATCAGCCATAATGGTTTTTGGTATCTCGTTCCTATACGGAGCTTGCGGAACATTGTATTTTGAAGATATGGCTCAAAATATCTACTCATCGCCATTGGTGATTATGGCTATGATATTTTTCTTATCAGGATTATTCTTTAAAATATCGTTGGTTCCCTTCCATTTGTGGGCACCCGACGTATATCAGGGAGCACCCACAAATGTTACACTTTACTTGTCGACAATATCAAAAGGAGCAGCAGTGTTTGCGTTAATGATTATTCTCTATAAAGTATTTCCTGTTTTAGCAAGTATCTGGCAACCCATTATATGGATACTTATCTTGTTGACTATAACAGTTGGTAACTTGTTTGCTCTAAGACAAAAGAATTTGAAGCGTCTGCTTGCATTCTCTTCGATCTCTCAGGCAGGTTATATAATGTTGAGTGTCTTCTCAGGCTCATCAGCAGGTATGGCAGCCACTATATTTTATGTGTTTGTTTATGTTTTCTCTAACTTGGCAGCATTCGGAGTTATTTCAGCAATTGAAAACAAAACAGGTAAAGTGAATATGGATGACTATAAGGGGCTTTATCTAACTAATCCGAAATTGGCTTTAGTGATGATGATCTCTATGTTCTCATTGGGAGGTATACCATTTACAGCAGGATTCTTTAGTAAATTATTTGTCTTTATGGCAGCAATGGAATCGGGTAATCCATGGAATACTGTATTGGTATTCTTAGCATTGGTTAATACAGTAGTGTCATTGTATTATTACTTGCTTGTCGTAAAAGCGATGTTTATAGAGAAAACCGATTCACCAATCGAAACTCTGAAAACTGATAGCTATTTGAAGATATCGTTGGTGGCTTCTGTAGTCGGAATCTTCTGTGTTGGCGTTATTAGTTGCTTCTATGAGTATATTAATACAGTAAGCTTTGGTTTTTAA
- a CDS encoding MotA/TolQ/ExbB proton channel family protein codes for MNLFILLQSVTTNLEQVAPAPAENYFSLILKGGWVMLPIAILSILAVYYIIERTLIIRKVGKSDSIWQSRIVELISENKIEQALKFCFEKPYILGKVISAGLKEKTDTIEEIEETMEVEARQQVSKLENHMNYLGIIASIAPMLGFLGTIFGVINIFYNISQTADLDIATISDGLYQKMICSGAGLLVGIVAYAGYYVLNGNIDKIVTNLDRDSNEALRAIRMYKKNQNTMNLSKD; via the coding sequence ATGAATTTATTTATTTTATTACAATCTGTTACTACAAATCTGGAACAAGTAGCGCCCGCACCAGCTGAAAACTACTTCAGTCTGATACTTAAAGGCGGTTGGGTTATGTTACCTATAGCTATTCTTTCGATATTAGCTGTTTACTATATTATTGAACGAACTTTGATTATCAGGAAAGTCGGAAAGTCCGATTCGATCTGGCAATCACGCATCGTTGAACTTATCTCTGAGAATAAGATTGAACAAGCTCTTAAATTTTGCTTTGAGAAGCCTTATATTCTAGGAAAAGTTATTTCTGCCGGATTAAAGGAGAAAACAGATACCATCGAAGAGATAGAAGAAACGATGGAGGTTGAAGCCCGTCAACAAGTTTCGAAGCTAGAGAATCATATGAATTATTTAGGTATAATTGCTTCCATAGCTCCCATGTTGGGATTCTTAGGAACTATCTTCGGGGTAATCAATATCTTTTACAATATTTCTCAAACAGCAGACTTAGATATTGCAACCATCTCCGATGGTTTATATCAAAAGATGATATGTTCGGGAGCAGGTCTGCTTGTAGGTATCGTGGCCTATGCTGGATATTATGTTTTAAACGGTAATATCGATAAGATCGTTACTAATCTCGATAGAGATTCCAACGAAGCATTAAGAGCTATCAGAATGTATAAAAAGAACCAAAACACAATGAATCTTTCAAAGGATTAA
- a CDS encoding biopolymer transporter ExbD, whose product MKIQRRKNRAAEVYTASLNDIMFFLLLFFLIVSTMVTPAAIRVLLPNSSTAEKVATKKNINLIVTSDLTYYVNDKQVPFEALEGELANTIGERQEGDDVNVLLQADRSLNLQDIINVIDIGNKLRVKMVLFTQKD is encoded by the coding sequence ATGAAGATTCAACGTCGTAAAAATAGAGCCGCAGAGGTTTATACAGCATCACTGAATGACATTATGTTTTTCTTATTGTTGTTCTTCCTTATTGTTTCAACAATGGTGACTCCTGCAGCTATCCGTGTTTTATTACCCAATTCGTCGACAGCCGAAAAGGTTGCCACTAAGAAAAATATCAATCTGATTGTTACCTCAGATCTCACCTATTACGTAAATGATAAACAAGTGCCTTTTGAAGCACTTGAAGGAGAATTAGCGAATACAATAGGAGAACGTCAGGAGGGAGATGATGTTAATGTGCTTTTACAGGCTGATAGAAGTCTTAATTTACAGGACATTATTAATGTAATAGATATCGGGAATAAGCTTCGTGTAAAGATGGTACTCTTTACACAAAAGGATTAG
- a CDS encoding outer membrane beta-barrel protein, with amino-acid sequence MFHRALNKSKRYSLGRFYCLFILFCIAISSYAQNVTGIVCDSLNREAIGYASVRILNIKDSTYIKGAVTSSNGKFTINQSKGDYIIDISYMTNTRYTKQIRLEDKQTLDLGTIYLGEASYMLGEAVVVAPVPDIVVKGDTIEYNADAYRVGEDALLLDLVRKMPGIDISSDGKLMANGKIISKILIDGKEFFGNDIDLALKNLPASMINKLQLFKEQSEMSRVTGFNDGNAEQVLNLTVKEALKQSIFGEGRSGYGSNGRYSNKLNAHYMLDDNQYSLIANYKNITDDFEYSGSSSQYDGITKNAEVGFNFNALRSDKLNVGGNLHYDNNNNVFEMDSNTKTFIETGNRLSTQSSATQSIKRDLSLGLNMKWTPDSLTTIYARMNVNTGTSDDIRHSTNFSYVQGLQDTTSGWTDYKTSGDTHNLNASIIFGRKLNSAGRTISASLNGATRGGRSYGTNYSPVFYQASNKTTVIDQELSIDNTGNNWGFMVSYVEPITKNNSVKVAYTYRRDYSDRNRLTFRRDGEGEYTIVDTAFTRKTTSDYTTQRINVGFQSAMEKYEYNIGFNVDPSVSSSKTMMQDSIIENQKQSVVNFSPTFKFTYTPKNNVTFDFDYYGATEQPTLKQISSDTIVIDALNRTYGNLDLKPSFDNTFSMYFQKSNYEKGSFFMITGGGNYIFNKIVDYTTIDEFGNVESSYRNVTGNWGLNGGIMFNTPLRNKKFTIDNSSFGYFVRNIGYSNSVKSITYNLTMSESFSISYRSDKFDQRLQANISYNITRNNLPNQEGMNTSNYGLKSSTLWKLPYDFAIQNEISFTYNKGYAENFQKSEVLWNLSVAKQFLKKKQATAKFQCYDILDDRNNLMRVVSGNYISDTRTNMIGQYFMFSFGYRFNITNKPARNVSETQGADDYN; translated from the coding sequence ATGTTTCACAGAGCCTTAAATAAAAGTAAACGGTATTCATTGGGACGTTTTTATTGTCTTTTTATCTTATTCTGTATAGCTATAAGCTCTTATGCCCAGAATGTCACAGGAATTGTATGTGACAGTCTGAATCGTGAAGCCATTGGCTATGCTTCAGTGCGTATACTCAATATAAAGGACAGTACTTATATTAAGGGAGCCGTCACTTCTTCAAACGGAAAATTTACAATCAATCAATCTAAAGGAGATTATATAATTGACATCTCCTACATGACAAATACCCGATACACAAAACAAATCAGGCTCGAAGACAAACAGACTCTTGATCTCGGAACTATTTATCTTGGAGAAGCCAGTTATATGCTGGGTGAGGCTGTAGTTGTAGCACCGGTTCCAGATATTGTTGTTAAGGGAGATACCATAGAATATAATGCTGACGCATATAGGGTGGGAGAGGATGCTCTCCTTCTCGACTTAGTGAGAAAGATGCCCGGTATTGATATTAGTTCCGATGGAAAATTGATGGCCAATGGAAAGATCATCTCAAAGATACTTATCGATGGTAAAGAGTTCTTTGGTAATGACATTGATCTGGCATTGAAAAACCTACCTGCGTCGATGATCAATAAGCTTCAATTATTTAAGGAACAATCAGAAATGTCGAGAGTGACAGGCTTTAATGATGGTAATGCAGAACAGGTGTTGAACTTGACGGTTAAAGAAGCTTTGAAGCAGAGTATATTTGGAGAGGGGCGGTCGGGCTATGGTAGTAATGGACGATACTCCAATAAACTGAATGCTCATTATATGTTAGATGATAATCAGTATTCTCTTATTGCAAATTATAAAAATATAACGGACGATTTTGAGTATAGCGGTTCTTCCAGTCAATACGATGGTATTACTAAAAATGCTGAAGTTGGTTTTAACTTTAATGCATTAAGAAGTGATAAACTGAATGTCGGCGGTAATTTGCATTATGACAATAATAATAATGTATTTGAAATGGATAGTAATACTAAGACCTTTATCGAAACTGGTAATAGACTTAGCACCCAATCATCAGCCACTCAAAGTATAAAAAGGGATCTTTCTCTTGGTCTGAATATGAAATGGACTCCGGACTCATTAACTACTATTTATGCCCGGATGAATGTGAATACAGGTACAAGTGACGATATACGACACAGTACAAATTTTTCGTATGTTCAAGGCTTGCAGGATACAACTTCAGGATGGACTGATTATAAAACGAGTGGTGATACCCATAACCTTAATGCCTCAATTATATTCGGACGAAAGTTGAATAGTGCAGGCCGAACCATAAGTGCCAGCTTGAACGGAGCTACCAGAGGAGGACGGAGTTATGGTACCAACTACTCTCCTGTTTTTTATCAGGCATCAAATAAGACCACAGTTATCGATCAGGAACTTTCTATCGATAATACGGGAAACAACTGGGGGTTTATGGTCTCCTATGTAGAGCCCATAACCAAAAATAACTCAGTAAAGGTAGCCTATACCTATCGGCGCGATTACTCGGACAGAAACAGGCTTACATTCAGGAGGGATGGCGAGGGTGAATATACGATTGTGGATACAGCCTTTACCCGAAAAACGACTTCAGACTATACAACTCAAAGAATAAATGTAGGATTCCAGTCAGCAATGGAGAAGTATGAGTACAATATTGGTTTCAATGTCGATCCCTCAGTATCTTCTTCAAAAACAATGATGCAGGATTCTATTATCGAAAATCAGAAACAAAGTGTAGTTAATTTTTCTCCCACATTTAAATTTACATACACACCTAAGAATAATGTAACTTTCGATTTTGATTATTATGGGGCGACAGAGCAGCCTACACTGAAACAGATTTCGTCTGATACAATTGTAATAGATGCCTTAAATCGTACGTATGGAAATTTGGATTTAAAGCCCAGTTTTGATAATACTTTTAGTATGTATTTTCAGAAATCGAATTATGAGAAGGGATCTTTTTTTATGATTACCGGTGGAGGTAATTATATTTTCAATAAAATAGTAGATTATACTACCATTGACGAATTCGGAAACGTAGAATCATCGTATCGAAATGTTACCGGAAACTGGGGTTTGAATGGTGGAATAATGTTTAATACCCCATTGAGAAATAAAAAGTTTACAATCGATAATAGCTCTTTCGGTTATTTTGTTCGAAATATAGGATATTCAAATAGTGTGAAGAGTATAACCTATAATCTGACAATGAGCGAATCGTTCTCGATAAGCTATCGCTCGGATAAGTTTGATCAGCGTTTACAGGCTAATATATCATATAATATAACAAGGAACAACCTTCCTAACCAAGAAGGGATGAATACGTCTAATTACGGGCTTAAATCATCTACCTTATGGAAACTGCCTTATGATTTTGCAATCCAGAATGAAATAAGTTTCACCTATAATAAAGGATATGCTGAAAATTTTCAGAAATCCGAAGTGTTGTGGAATCTTTCTGTCGCGAAACAGTTCCTTAAGAAGAAACAAGCCACAGCTAAATTCCAATGTTATGATATATTAGACGATCGTAATAACCTGATGCGTGTTGTTTCCGGAAATTATATATCAGATACAAGGACTAATATGATTGGTCAATATTTTATGTTTAGTTTTGGATATCGATTTAACATTACCAATAAACCTGCTCGAAACGTTTCGGAAACGCAAGGTGCAGATGATTATAATTAA
- a CDS encoding DUF3836 domain-containing protein has translation MKTTIITLAALALLSIGNVFGKDQLYKSVETNNEAHSTTTTICKGVNEKYLSPMKRYIVTSDLNGNPVEKAIYVWNDDSRSWEAFQKYNYDYAMDGQLLSLAFTEWDKTADSWGESVQYAMLINNKSEDINFLSIELIDSNLNPKQNFN, from the coding sequence ATGAAAACAACAATTATCACATTGGCAGCACTAGCATTATTATCAATCGGGAATGTATTTGGAAAAGATCAGTTATATAAAAGTGTAGAAACGAATAACGAGGCTCATTCTACGACAACGACTATTTGTAAAGGTGTAAATGAAAAATATTTGTCACCAATGAAGCGCTATATTGTAACTTCTGACTTGAATGGTAATCCTGTTGAAAAGGCAATCTATGTATGGAATGATGATAGTAGAAGCTGGGAGGCTTTTCAAAAATATAATTATGATTATGCTATGGATGGGCAACTTCTTTCTCTTGCTTTTACTGAATGGGATAAAACAGCTGATTCATGGGGTGAGAGCGTGCAATATGCTATGCTTATCAATAATAAATCAGAAGATATAAACTTCTTAAGCATTGAGTTAATAGATTCGAACTTAAACCCGAAACAAAACTTTAATTAA
- a CDS encoding DUF3836 domain-containing protein, protein MKTTIITTAVAILLSITAPVLGSDKLYKNVVGDKESGIVTSTVCKSSSNGSLTPLKQTVFYYSSDKSLKERTSYIWDSNTQEWVVVGQHRYEYNSESKLMNISYLCWNKTTKSWHKDVRYAMYVYDANNIDHPVKYLSVNAN, encoded by the coding sequence ATGAAAACAACAATTATAACAACAGCAGTCGCCATTTTATTATCAATAACAGCTCCTGTTTTAGGAAGTGATAAATTATATAAAAATGTAGTTGGAGATAAAGAATCGGGTATAGTTACCTCTACAGTATGTAAAAGCTCCAGTAATGGCAGTTTGACTCCGCTAAAACAAACTGTATTCTATTATAGTTCCGATAAAAGTCTAAAAGAAAGAACTTCATATATATGGGATTCGAATACCCAAGAATGGGTTGTAGTTGGGCAACACAGATACGAATATAATTCCGAAAGTAAATTAATGAATATATCCTACCTGTGCTGGAATAAAACTACCAAATCATGGCATAAAGATGTTCGGTATGCTATGTATGTGTATGATGCGAATAATATTGACCATCCTGTGAAATATTTATCTGTGAATGCGAATTAA
- a CDS encoding DUF3836 domain-containing protein, producing MKTIIALFIAVIFLSTGNSFAKGDDKLYNNIIVNKEKQTVTTTICRGQDDMNLVPLTQHVLKKDIAGKPLERISYKWDARKKRWIAVQKYTYAYHDNGSLATIYYSEWNKSTKSWGGDIQYATYVYGSNDNLTSVLGTNRVEDFDLSLK from the coding sequence ATGAAAACAATTATAGCCCTTTTTATAGCCGTAATCTTTTTATCAACAGGAAACTCTTTCGCAAAGGGTGATGATAAATTGTACAATAATATAATCGTGAATAAAGAAAAGCAAACAGTAACTACAACTATCTGTAGAGGACAAGATGATATGAATTTGGTCCCGTTAACACAGCATGTTCTTAAAAAGGATATAGCAGGAAAACCTCTCGAAAGGATTTCTTACAAGTGGGACGCTCGTAAAAAAAGATGGATTGCTGTTCAGAAATACACTTATGCATACCATGATAATGGAAGTCTGGCTACTATTTATTATTCCGAATGGAATAAGTCAACCAAATCGTGGGGTGGCGATATCCAATATGCAACGTATGTATATGGTTCGAATGATAACCTTACATCTGTTCTGGGAACTAATCGGGTTGAAGATTTCGATTTAAGTTTGAAGTAA